The following are encoded together in the Planctobacterium marinum genome:
- a CDS encoding sterol desaturase family protein — protein sequence MLEQFKAELLEILYYLMDPNKRLFVGYIVGAALFAFLVYVTQQRKLKNDKGFIYYLLNPKVWLHKSAMLDYQLFIINRLVRAFLWAPLILTMVPIAIGLSDALEWLFGIKQVFSDIESSVTVIFVFTLVLFLFDDFTRFLLHYLLHKVPWLWEFHKVHHSAKVLTPMTVYRSHPLESFLYACRMGLAQGCAVGVCYFLFGPTLSMADILGANVFIFVFNVMGSNLRHSHVKWRWGDTIERWFISPVQHQIHHSRQVKFHDKNFGTALAIWDRLFGTLVLSGNTRFLLFGLDKKEPSHRSVIDAYARPFIACKKRLFKKQNKASLNTGN from the coding sequence ATGCTAGAGCAATTTAAAGCAGAGCTGCTGGAAATACTGTATTACCTGATGGATCCCAACAAACGCCTGTTTGTGGGGTACATTGTCGGGGCAGCGCTGTTCGCTTTTCTGGTGTACGTTACTCAACAGCGCAAGCTAAAAAACGACAAAGGCTTTATTTACTACCTGCTCAACCCCAAAGTATGGCTGCACAAAAGCGCCATGCTGGATTATCAGTTGTTTATTATTAATCGACTGGTGCGCGCCTTCTTATGGGCCCCCTTGATACTGACTATGGTGCCTATCGCCATTGGCTTAAGTGACGCGCTGGAATGGCTGTTCGGCATCAAACAGGTATTCAGCGATATTGAAAGCAGCGTCACGGTGATTTTTGTGTTCACCTTGGTGCTGTTTTTGTTCGACGATTTCACCCGCTTTTTATTGCACTACCTGCTGCATAAAGTGCCATGGCTTTGGGAGTTTCACAAAGTCCATCACTCTGCCAAAGTGCTCACCCCCATGACGGTGTATCGCTCTCATCCGCTGGAGAGCTTCCTCTATGCCTGTCGTATGGGCCTGGCACAAGGTTGCGCCGTTGGCGTTTGTTATTTTTTATTCGGTCCTACCCTGTCAATGGCGGATATTCTAGGGGCTAACGTGTTCATTTTTGTCTTTAATGTGATGGGATCGAATTTGCGTCACTCCCATGTAAAGTGGCGCTGGGGAGATACCATCGAGCGCTGGTTCATCAGTCCGGTGCAACACCAGATACATCACAGTCGCCAGGTGAAATTTCACGATAAAAACTTCGGTACCGCACTGGCCATTTGGGATCGCTTATTTGGTACCCTGGTGCTGTCTGGCAATACCCGTTTTTTGCTGTTCGGATTAGACAAAAAAGAGCCATCGCATCGCTCTGTTATAGATGCCTATGCCAGACCCTTTATTGCCTGTAAGAAGCGATTGTTTAAGAAACAAAATAAAGCGTCGCTCAACACCGGCAATTAG
- a CDS encoding imelysin family protein, producing MKINPKFNQSRKKREGALFTVLSMLAVLVAPNSVWANSAQGSAALDYDGDGKDDIVFRRASSFQNIVYRSSDDQTSQITFGRNAGDIPVVGDFDGDGIADFAVRRATGQIWYVKNSSGTDRISGNADGITRQQFGLQTGDIPVPADYDGDGITDLAVRRPSNQFWYILNSSGVDSLTGNADGITRRQFGTQESDIPVPADYDGDGKADLAVRRPGTQFWYVLNSSGVDNISGKSDGITRKRFGTQETDIPVPADYDGDGKADLAVRRPGTQFWYVLNSSGTDAISGNADGITRRQFGLRSTDIPVPADYDGDGKADLAVRRAATSQWFVLNSSGTDVLTSNGDGISRLTFGTQQTDIPLAQPQYDLWTSADIDQDGLTKAEEDALGTDYTVADSDNDGLSDGDEINTYGTDATSSDSDNDGLSDSDEINTYNTSATQADSDGDGLSDGDEINVYQTDPNNGDSDGDGLNDGDEVSDGTDPNEAQQAAEFTESGLIEAIVDNIYIPTFELFAQRAQALDTSVSAYCDALPGDENNLRGTAQNNWKSAMDTWQMAELMQVGPLADNSNERRNRIYSWPNNRACFVDQDVVAAEESGYDITQQNVARKGMDALEYLLFDEDLDHKCTTPGTEPDGWNDRTDEDRIAARCYFASVVSSDVLAGANDIVTQWTGDSGYGELLKNAGNPGSDFSTSLEAINDITDGFFYFTGAMKDGKIAAPVGIKVNNCGLVPCAQDAESPYADYSLENILNNMRALRTLLAGNSEQDPSFVDFLTEEGDTQTASNIITQLDEAITLAEQMTGTYSNVLEQNPESVEQLHEEVNEVDDILKGDFIQSLALELPSTSAGDND from the coding sequence ATGAAAATTAATCCGAAATTCAATCAATCCCGAAAAAAACGAGAAGGGGCATTGTTCACCGTGTTGAGCATGCTAGCCGTGCTTGTGGCACCAAACTCCGTATGGGCAAATAGTGCTCAAGGCAGTGCTGCATTGGATTATGACGGTGATGGCAAGGACGATATCGTTTTCCGCAGAGCGTCCTCATTTCAAAACATCGTATATCGCTCTTCCGATGATCAAACCTCACAGATTACATTTGGTCGCAATGCCGGCGATATCCCCGTGGTGGGTGATTTCGATGGTGATGGCATAGCAGATTTCGCGGTGCGCAGAGCTACAGGGCAAATTTGGTATGTCAAAAACTCCAGTGGAACTGATCGCATCAGCGGTAACGCCGACGGTATTACCCGACAGCAGTTTGGCCTACAAACAGGTGATATCCCTGTACCTGCCGATTATGATGGCGATGGTATCACCGACCTCGCGGTAAGAAGGCCTTCCAATCAATTCTGGTACATTCTCAACTCGTCTGGCGTCGACAGTTTAACCGGTAATGCTGATGGTATTACACGACGTCAATTCGGTACGCAAGAAAGTGATATCCCCGTGCCCGCCGATTATGATGGCGATGGTAAAGCGGATTTGGCAGTGCGTCGTCCGGGCACACAATTCTGGTATGTGCTCAATTCATCTGGCGTGGACAATATATCGGGCAAGTCAGATGGCATTACTCGTAAACGCTTCGGCACACAGGAAACAGATATTCCTGTACCTGCGGATTATGATGGCGATGGCAAGGCCGATTTGGCAGTAAGACGACCTGGTACACAATTCTGGTATGTATTAAATTCTTCAGGCACTGATGCAATTTCCGGTAATGCAGACGGCATTACACGCCGTCAATTTGGGTTGCGTTCTACCGATATTCCTGTCCCTGCTGATTATGATGGTGATGGTAAAGCGGATTTAGCGGTGCGTCGCGCTGCCACTAGCCAGTGGTTTGTACTCAATAGTTCAGGTACTGACGTGCTCACCAGCAATGGCGATGGAATTTCCCGTCTGACCTTCGGCACTCAACAAACTGATATACCTTTGGCACAACCACAATACGACTTGTGGACATCTGCCGATATCGACCAGGACGGGCTTACTAAAGCAGAAGAAGATGCTTTGGGAACAGATTACACGGTGGCCGACTCCGACAATGATGGTTTATCTGATGGTGACGAAATTAACACTTATGGTACCGATGCCACTTCCAGTGATAGCGATAACGACGGCCTGAGCGATAGTGACGAAATCAACACTTACAACACCAGTGCCACACAAGCAGATTCAGATGGTGACGGTTTGTCTGATGGCGATGAAATCAATGTTTATCAAACCGATCCCAACAATGGTGATAGCGATGGAGATGGCCTGAATGATGGCGATGAAGTTAGCGATGGCACTGATCCTAATGAAGCGCAACAAGCCGCAGAATTTACCGAAAGCGGTCTGATTGAGGCGATAGTTGACAACATCTATATCCCTACCTTTGAGCTATTCGCTCAGCGTGCTCAAGCGCTAGATACCTCGGTTAGCGCGTATTGCGACGCCTTACCTGGCGATGAAAACAACCTTCGAGGCACTGCACAAAACAATTGGAAATCAGCGATGGACACCTGGCAAATGGCTGAGCTGATGCAAGTGGGGCCACTGGCCGATAATAGTAATGAACGTCGCAATAGAATTTATTCCTGGCCCAACAATCGAGCCTGTTTCGTGGACCAAGACGTGGTAGCTGCAGAAGAGTCGGGTTATGACATTACTCAGCAAAATGTTGCCAGAAAAGGCATGGATGCGCTGGAGTACTTACTGTTTGATGAAGACCTCGATCACAAGTGCACAACGCCGGGCACTGAACCAGACGGCTGGAATGACAGAACCGATGAAGATCGCATCGCAGCGCGCTGTTACTTCGCCAGTGTTGTTTCTTCTGACGTGCTGGCGGGTGCTAACGATATCGTCACTCAATGGACGGGAGACAGCGGCTACGGTGAATTACTAAAAAATGCCGGTAATCCTGGATCTGATTTCAGCACCAGTTTAGAGGCGATTAACGATATTACGGATGGTTTCTTCTACTTCACCGGGGCAATGAAAGACGGCAAGATAGCCGCACCCGTGGGGATCAAGGTGAACAACTGTGGACTGGTGCCTTGCGCCCAAGACGCGGAATCGCCTTACGCCGATTATTCGCTGGAAAACATATTAAATAATATGCGCGCCTTGCGCACTTTACTGGCTGGCAATTCGGAACAAGATCCGAGCTTCGTTGACTTTCTCACCGAAGAGGGCGACACACAAACCGCCAGTAATATCATCACTCAACTGGATGAGGCCATCACCCTGGCTGAACAAATGACTGGCACCTACAGTAATGTGCTGGAACAAAACCCTGAAAGTGTAGAGCAACTGCACGAAGAGGTTAACGAGGTTGATGACATCCTCAAAGGCGACTTCATCCAGAGCCTTGCCCTGGAATTACCTTCTACGTCTGCTGGAGACAATGACTAA
- a CDS encoding LytTR family DNA-binding domain-containing protein, whose product MSFVLSVFSMVFVRFCHRSSVYLALAYLLVVLLQWLHFTLYFKQAAGVSLIWSLVDWGVWFALFVGLSRLMRQSRQGGGGSICIPVTFVLLAGVIQITIACMIYYVIFEADKALLTSISQSLNKRWLQNLMIAAIMVLLLFLLRKPARSIQEGETTDAQVPELENFAPDGISEKELSLFDGKHYHRLFPSDVLAVVANKNYLSVYTENREIVIRSTLKTFSNELNDSRFVQISRSAIINREAIDGLFKYSRTSYRVKMLNNHEFNVSKTYLPELKALFS is encoded by the coding sequence ATGAGTTTTGTTTTATCAGTATTTAGTATGGTGTTTGTCCGTTTCTGTCATCGTTCCAGTGTCTATCTAGCCCTCGCATACCTGCTCGTAGTTTTGTTGCAGTGGTTACATTTTACTCTTTATTTTAAGCAAGCCGCTGGCGTTTCTCTTATCTGGAGCCTGGTGGACTGGGGCGTATGGTTTGCACTATTTGTGGGGCTTTCCAGGCTAATGCGGCAAAGCCGACAAGGAGGGGGCGGCTCTATTTGTATACCGGTGACCTTTGTTTTATTGGCTGGCGTTATACAAATCACCATAGCGTGTATGATCTACTATGTGATATTCGAAGCGGATAAAGCGCTACTCACCAGCATTAGCCAATCGTTGAATAAGCGTTGGCTGCAAAATTTAATGATTGCTGCCATTATGGTGTTGTTATTGTTTTTATTGCGTAAACCTGCGCGAAGTATACAAGAGGGCGAAACTACTGACGCCCAAGTACCAGAGCTTGAGAACTTTGCCCCTGATGGTATTTCCGAAAAGGAACTGTCTTTATTTGATGGTAAACACTATCACCGCTTATTCCCATCGGATGTTCTGGCGGTCGTTGCCAACAAAAACTATCTGTCTGTTTACACCGAAAATCGTGAAATTGTTATTCGTTCCACCCTCAAAACCTTTAGTAATGAACTCAACGATAGCCGGTTTGTGCAAATCAGCCGCTCAGCAATAATTAACCGTGAAGCCATTGATGGATTATTTAAATATTCTCGCACCAGTTATCGAGTCAAGATGCTTAATAATCACGAGTTCAACGTAAGTAAAACCTACCTTCCCGAACTCAAGGCGCTATTTAGCTGA
- a CDS encoding S1 family peptidase, protein MVLAPCLSQAIVIRHDVEAQRYDATHGDFPPLATLYSIGVHGTLIHSEWVVTAAHAVFCMNPGQAIKVGNKSIAIVNRYSHPNYELGKEHDIALLQLSQPVTHIQPAQLFTEQTEQGREVWFIGAGGTGTGTTGETIGYKDNQGKLRKAQNKIIDVTQSDVVFKFEKGDKGLPLEGVSGNGDSGGPAYIKQGEQFLLLGVSSRADSWFHDVGEYGVTELYTRVSGYSDRIGQVINAGSDKERQQLATQDPFLQPGMKQGDMPELCASIEVR, encoded by the coding sequence ATGGTGCTAGCCCCATGTCTTTCTCAAGCCATTGTGATACGCCACGATGTAGAGGCCCAGCGATACGATGCGACTCATGGGGATTTTCCGCCATTGGCAACACTTTATTCCATCGGTGTGCACGGAACGTTAATACATTCTGAGTGGGTGGTGACAGCTGCTCATGCTGTGTTTTGTATGAACCCCGGGCAAGCCATAAAAGTGGGTAACAAGTCGATAGCGATTGTAAATCGCTATAGTCATCCAAATTATGAACTGGGCAAAGAGCACGATATCGCTTTATTACAATTGAGCCAACCTGTAACTCACATCCAACCAGCACAGTTGTTCACGGAACAAACCGAACAAGGTCGAGAGGTTTGGTTTATCGGAGCCGGCGGCACGGGAACTGGTACTACTGGCGAAACTATCGGCTATAAGGACAATCAAGGCAAATTGCGCAAAGCGCAAAACAAAATCATAGATGTAACTCAATCTGATGTGGTTTTTAAGTTTGAAAAAGGCGACAAAGGATTGCCATTGGAAGGGGTTTCTGGCAATGGGGATAGTGGCGGGCCGGCTTATATAAAACAGGGAGAACAGTTTCTGCTATTAGGCGTCAGTTCTCGTGCCGACTCCTGGTTTCACGATGTCGGGGAGTATGGTGTAACCGAGTTGTACACCAGAGTTTCTGGTTATTCAGATAGGATAGGGCAGGTAATCAATGCTGGTAGCGATAAAGAGCGGCAACAATTAGCGACTCAAGATCCTTTCCTACAACCGGGCATGAAACAGGGCGATATGCCTGAATTGTGCGCCTCAATCGAGGTGCGTTGA
- a CDS encoding helix-turn-helix domain-containing protein — MQLDLNSGILLIGIVQGVFLAIFLFTNQKGLATANRYLACLLVAFVFALAVHFLKVTELWQQWLYLYLFGSVAVFAFGPLLYFYVRALTQPQKPVQWLHSLHLLPLVINLLLFLSYLSAPEGQIVAAMERASTEPKNSINFLPLLKIGLITVYTLAAFKLWFAHNHRIRAQFSDIEQKSLLWLRNLLLGFLCFEGLFLVIFSADLDISKVPGQVDTLLSLVLIAMIFMTGFYGLQQPEVFRNHNREKRYQGEQAKFEDREKTDKASSKNLNPELEAQIKQRLERTMNSDKVYLDRFLDLNKLADHLDVTSHQISEYLNRVLEMNFYDFINLQRIEEAKRQLINSQDSILDIALAVGFNNKTTFNKAFKKYSNMTPSQYRKSHLS, encoded by the coding sequence ATGCAGCTTGATTTAAACAGCGGGATTTTATTGATTGGTATCGTGCAAGGCGTTTTTCTTGCCATATTCCTGTTTACCAATCAAAAAGGATTAGCAACTGCCAATCGATATCTCGCCTGCTTACTGGTAGCTTTTGTATTCGCCTTGGCTGTCCATTTTTTAAAGGTGACTGAGCTTTGGCAGCAGTGGCTGTATCTGTACCTGTTTGGCAGTGTTGCAGTCTTTGCCTTTGGGCCTCTTTTGTATTTCTACGTGCGCGCTTTAACGCAACCACAAAAACCAGTCCAGTGGTTGCATTCGCTGCATTTGCTCCCTTTGGTGATAAACCTTTTGTTGTTCCTGTCCTACTTAAGCGCTCCCGAAGGGCAAATTGTTGCAGCGATGGAAAGGGCAAGCACCGAACCAAAAAACAGCATCAACTTTTTACCTTTGCTTAAAATTGGCCTGATAACTGTGTATACCCTGGCGGCTTTCAAATTGTGGTTTGCTCACAATCATCGCATCCGCGCACAGTTTTCCGACATTGAACAAAAAAGCCTGCTTTGGCTGAGAAATTTGTTATTGGGGTTTCTCTGTTTTGAAGGTTTGTTTTTAGTCATTTTTAGTGCCGATTTGGATATCTCTAAGGTGCCGGGTCAAGTGGATACCTTGCTGTCCCTGGTATTAATTGCCATGATCTTTATGACCGGGTTTTACGGATTACAGCAGCCAGAAGTCTTCAGAAACCACAACAGAGAAAAACGATACCAAGGCGAGCAGGCCAAATTTGAAGACCGAGAAAAAACAGATAAAGCTAGTAGTAAAAATCTGAATCCCGAGCTGGAAGCGCAAATCAAACAGCGCCTTGAGCGAACAATGAATAGTGATAAAGTTTACCTGGATCGATTTTTAGATCTAAACAAACTCGCAGATCATCTTGATGTAACTAGTCATCAGATATCAGAATATTTGAATCGCGTTTTAGAAATGAATTTTTACGACTTTATCAATCTACAGCGCATCGAAGAAGCCAAACGACAACTCATCAATTCACAAGACTCTATATTGGATATCGCTCTGGCAGTGGGTTTTAATAACAAAACCACGTTTAATAAGGCTTTTAAGAAATACTCAAACATGACACCCAGCCAATATCGGAAAAGTCACTTAAGTTAG
- a CDS encoding alpha/beta hydrolase, whose translation MKRLFFLLSCLLLPATCLHAENVESLNLEDDKYPGYSMPRTQVIPLRDTSNAKQYELYIKLPENYQEDSDMTYPVIYFTDAVWHIEVLSAAHEYLLPESILVGISWQQDSDAELVAQYGAHASRFSDYSHWDKANPNHPKLKFGGAEKHLAFIRKDVLPFVQKHYRTQPDKRSYFGYSLGGGFGAYILLNQPDTFQNYILGSPSVKLFTEGDPKRFNRAELKQTNIFIAHGDLEENRAEDIKAFIAKFEQSAQQPIQLRYKVISGDHSTAFPETAIESIRWLKERFGAD comes from the coding sequence ATGAAACGCCTGTTTTTTTTATTATCGTGTTTGTTATTGCCAGCCACTTGCTTGCATGCAGAAAACGTTGAATCACTGAATCTTGAAGACGACAAGTACCCCGGTTATTCAATGCCCCGAACGCAGGTTATCCCGCTTAGAGATACCTCGAATGCGAAGCAATACGAGTTGTATATCAAATTACCTGAAAACTATCAGGAAGATTCAGATATGACTTATCCGGTGATTTATTTTACAGATGCTGTCTGGCACATCGAGGTTTTGTCGGCTGCTCATGAGTATTTATTGCCAGAGTCGATATTGGTGGGCATTTCCTGGCAACAAGATTCCGATGCTGAATTGGTTGCGCAATACGGCGCACATGCCAGCCGTTTCAGTGATTATTCCCATTGGGACAAAGCCAATCCCAATCACCCTAAACTCAAGTTTGGTGGTGCTGAAAAGCATTTAGCATTTATACGCAAAGACGTGCTGCCTTTTGTGCAAAAGCACTATCGAACCCAACCTGATAAGCGCAGTTATTTTGGTTATTCGTTGGGAGGCGGATTTGGCGCGTATATTCTGCTAAATCAACCAGATACTTTTCAAAATTATATTTTGGGAAGTCCCTCTGTGAAGCTTTTTACCGAGGGTGATCCGAAGCGCTTCAATCGTGCAGAGCTTAAGCAAACTAATATATTTATCGCCCACGGTGACCTAGAAGAAAACAGAGCAGAAGACATTAAGGCCTTTATCGCAAAGTTTGAGCAATCTGCTCAGCAACCGATCCAGCTGCGTTATAAGGTTATCAGCGGTGATCATTCCACTGCATTCCCTGAAACAGCGATAGAGAGTATTCGTTGGCTAAAAGAGCGCTTTGGCGCGGACTAG
- a CDS encoding CPBP family intramembrane glutamic endopeptidase, producing the protein MNSSSPFTRFANSPAGKVAALAEVLSVFFAGSIIASFLFQIAEVKGHPLMALLQDAPDLFAISWQLLKVLALQYVGWFVVVIIIGLLFQRRFIAGLGFTRNGQSLYWLVALGIIGWAVGDIPLKVLWLIDAQFNIGVSVPWREALIHSEKTAGWWTLMAVTSFGFVAIIEEVFWRGFVQARLQKSFSPLVAIVATAAMFTLSHAQYHQPDWYHLATIVSLFFSSLVFGWLFYKSGSIIPAIVMHSLLNFPADGVFTYLALGLMTCIAAWQFQVIKQQVNAVQQSFRAMSLHPMDGILVLFLAISMLSISQFPMLPLYLHYVTLPVLLVCWCWFLSCYKLRRDVKTTQ; encoded by the coding sequence ATGAATTCTTCATCCCCATTTACCCGGTTTGCCAATTCCCCAGCGGGAAAGGTCGCTGCATTGGCAGAAGTGCTTAGCGTATTTTTTGCAGGTAGTATTATTGCCTCATTCTTATTCCAAATTGCTGAGGTCAAAGGTCATCCGTTAATGGCGTTATTACAGGATGCACCGGATTTATTTGCCATTAGTTGGCAATTGTTGAAAGTACTGGCTTTGCAATATGTAGGCTGGTTTGTAGTGGTTATTATTATTGGTTTGCTGTTTCAGCGCCGTTTTATTGCTGGTTTGGGGTTTACCCGCAATGGCCAATCATTATATTGGTTAGTTGCATTGGGTATTATCGGATGGGCGGTGGGGGATATCCCCCTCAAAGTTCTATGGCTTATTGATGCGCAGTTTAACATCGGCGTCAGTGTACCGTGGCGAGAGGCTCTAATTCACAGTGAGAAAACCGCCGGATGGTGGACACTAATGGCGGTAACAAGTTTCGGATTTGTCGCCATTATTGAAGAGGTGTTCTGGCGTGGATTTGTGCAGGCCCGTTTGCAAAAAAGCTTTTCCCCCTTGGTGGCAATCGTTGCTACAGCCGCCATGTTCACCCTGAGCCACGCTCAATATCATCAACCTGACTGGTATCACCTGGCTACGATTGTGTCTTTATTTTTTAGCTCTCTTGTATTTGGTTGGCTGTTTTACAAGTCGGGCTCAATAATCCCTGCGATTGTGATGCACAGTTTATTGAACTTCCCTGCCGATGGTGTTTTTACTTATCTGGCCTTGGGTTTGATGACCTGTATTGCTGCGTGGCAATTCCAGGTGATAAAACAACAAGTGAATGCTGTTCAGCAAAGTTTCAGAGCGATGTCATTGCACCCCATGGATGGTATCCTGGTACTTTTTTTAGCAATCAGCATGTTGTCCATTAGTCAGTTTCCCATGCTTCCGTTGTATCTGCACTATGTGACGTTACCTGTTCTACTCGTTTGTTGGTGTTGGTTTCTGTCATGCTACAAATTGCGCCGAGATGTAAAAACGACTCAATAG
- a CDS encoding TonB-dependent receptor family protein, with translation MKNKTLLIGFIGAASGCLFANVSAAEDAAADASIEHISIIGNQRTMELSAGSVSLVDEVELEQFEYDDIARILATVPGVNVRLEDGFGLRPNIGFRGVTPERSKKINIMEDGLLIGPAPYSAPAAYFFPLTSKMVGVEVTKGPAAIKYGPNTVAGALNMLTRPVPEADEGQLDIALGTDGYQKAHGYYGKNVTDRLGVLIEGVNLQSDGFQELDNGGDVGFEKNDFNLKVRYDLSSDGYTQELVFKANYADEKSNFTYTGLTDEDFRENPYQRYAAGQLDRMEWDHSAFTLSHFIEGNNWTLATQAYRTDLDRAWNKLNKFVSSFGETLPSLLTIVSDPTEPRHLELLAVMRGQIDSSAREILELGNNDRSLYSQGIQSDGDLRLTSGDTEHLIEFGIRFHQDEIQRNHTVENYFMRSGALTPTGEGSRATTTNTEQTDAISVYLQDTISWGDFVVTAGVRYENIDGDYQNRVPGSEDDAQQKSNDIFLPRLSALYQLTEQSVVFAGVHRGFVPTSPIQNESIEFEKSNNYEIGYRYSGKDSRFESVAFFNDYSNLIESCSFSAGCDTDLAFSGGSVDVYGLEMAASTEFSLDSGLTIPVDLMYTYTDSEFKESFYSTFSLWNFVEEGNPLPYLAEHQATLSLGLEGDNWAIKGNIVYTDAMPESGQAALTGDPLDNALAGKYTDSFTVVDLSAWYRFNQDIRLYVKADNLFDDASIVSRRPYGARPNRPQQFQVGLKYNF, from the coding sequence ATGAAAAACAAAACTTTATTAATAGGTTTTATTGGGGCAGCCTCTGGCTGCCTCTTTGCTAACGTTAGTGCGGCTGAAGATGCCGCTGCAGATGCTTCCATTGAGCACATTAGTATCATCGGCAACCAGCGCACCATGGAACTGTCCGCAGGATCCGTATCACTGGTGGACGAGGTTGAATTGGAACAATTTGAGTATGACGACATTGCTCGTATTCTGGCTACGGTACCGGGTGTTAACGTACGCCTGGAAGATGGCTTTGGTCTGCGTCCCAACATAGGTTTTCGCGGCGTCACCCCAGAGCGTAGTAAAAAAATCAATATCATGGAAGACGGCCTGTTAATTGGCCCTGCCCCTTATTCCGCTCCCGCTGCTTACTTCTTCCCGTTGACCAGTAAAATGGTGGGGGTAGAAGTCACCAAAGGACCAGCTGCAATCAAGTATGGGCCCAATACCGTTGCAGGCGCATTGAACATGCTCACCCGCCCTGTTCCCGAAGCCGATGAAGGCCAGTTAGATATCGCACTGGGTACCGACGGCTATCAAAAAGCGCACGGCTACTACGGTAAAAATGTCACAGATCGACTGGGCGTCCTGATTGAGGGGGTTAACCTGCAATCCGACGGTTTCCAGGAGCTGGACAATGGCGGTGATGTAGGCTTTGAAAAGAATGATTTCAATCTGAAAGTGCGCTACGACCTGTCTAGTGATGGCTACACCCAGGAGTTGGTATTCAAAGCCAATTACGCCGATGAGAAATCTAACTTTACCTATACTGGCCTAACCGATGAGGACTTTCGCGAGAACCCTTATCAGCGTTACGCTGCCGGACAACTGGACAGAATGGAATGGGACCACAGCGCCTTTACCTTATCGCATTTTATCGAAGGTAATAACTGGACCCTGGCTACCCAAGCATACCGTACCGACCTGGACCGTGCCTGGAACAAACTCAATAAATTTGTCAGCTCCTTTGGTGAAACCCTGCCCAGTCTACTGACAATCGTTTCAGACCCCACTGAGCCGCGTCACTTGGAACTGTTGGCCGTGATGCGCGGACAAATAGACAGCTCAGCCAGAGAAATTCTGGAATTGGGTAACAACGACCGTTCTTTGTATTCGCAAGGTATTCAAAGTGATGGCGATTTGCGCTTAACTTCAGGTGATACTGAGCACCTTATTGAATTTGGGATCCGCTTCCACCAGGATGAAATCCAGCGCAATCACACGGTAGAAAACTACTTTATGCGCAGCGGTGCGCTGACGCCAACTGGCGAAGGTTCCCGAGCCACTACTACTAATACTGAGCAAACTGATGCCATTTCGGTATACCTGCAAGATACCATCAGTTGGGGCGACTTTGTGGTAACGGCGGGTGTACGCTATGAAAATATCGATGGCGATTACCAAAACCGTGTTCCGGGAAGCGAAGACGATGCCCAGCAAAAGAGCAACGACATTTTCTTACCCCGACTCAGCGCCCTTTATCAGCTAACCGAGCAATCAGTAGTTTTTGCTGGTGTACACCGAGGGTTTGTACCCACCAGTCCTATCCAGAATGAATCCATCGAATTTGAAAAGAGTAATAACTACGAAATCGGTTATCGTTACAGTGGTAAAGACAGTCGCTTTGAATCGGTGGCGTTTTTTAACGATTACTCTAATCTGATTGAATCTTGTTCTTTTTCAGCGGGTTGCGATACGGATCTGGCCTTCAGTGGTGGCAGTGTTGATGTTTACGGCCTCGAAATGGCAGCAAGCACTGAATTCTCTTTGGATTCAGGCCTGACTATCCCCGTAGATCTCATGTACACCTATACCGACTCTGAGTTCAAAGAAAGCTTTTACTCAACGTTCTCCCTGTGGAATTTTGTAGAAGAGGGCAACCCACTGCCTTATCTTGCTGAGCATCAGGCTACCCTAAGCCTGGGATTAGAAGGTGACAACTGGGCCATCAAAGGCAACATAGTTTATACCGACGCCATGCCAGAGAGCGGACAAGCGGCGCTGACCGGTGATCCATTGGATAATGCACTGGCTGGTAAGTACACGGATAGCTTCACGGTTGTGGATTTATCTGCCTGGTATCGCTTTAATCAAGATATTCGCCTCTATGTTAAAGCGGATAACCTGTTTGATGATGCCAGCATTGTCAGTCGCCGCCCTTACGGTGCCAGACCCAATCGCCCGCAGCAGTTTCAGGTTGGGCTAAAATATAACTTCTAA